Below is a genomic region from Rosa chinensis cultivar Old Blush chromosome 5, RchiOBHm-V2, whole genome shotgun sequence.
TCCAAAAGCACCCTTTCCTAATTCTTCGTTAAATCCATTTGTTGCTTCTTTAAGCTCTTCATAACTAAAAGAGCGCAGATTTGAGTCCAAAACATTTTGGTTAGGCCTCACATGTTTCTTCCggtaaatgaagaaaaatccCATACAAACTATAGCACTTAACATAACGTTAGCAAAGATTGAGGTACCAAGAAGCGCTGATCCCACGCGTAATAAAGTGGCCtggttcttcctcttcttgtcATCCGGATTTGGCGGTTGAGGAACTAGAGCTAAATTACCCTTCTTGACTTTGATGAAGGCCTGTGACTTAAGCCCGCTATCCACTCTCCCATTTGAAAGAGGTAACTTCTTTTTCCAACAGGTTTCATCTCTGTAAATAGCAACAGCACACAAACAGTCTTCAAAGCAAGATTGATTGCAACTCTCTGCAGTAGAAGGCTTTAACTGCATATAGTCCGAGGTTGGCCAATCAGTATTTCTCAGCGTCTGAACTTCATATAGATCTTTTGTAACAGTCAGCTCATCTTCCTCACAGCCTTGTATGAAATCCGGCTTGCAATTCCCATACGGATCATTCGGATCCAGTAAAGAGTATCTTGTTGGGCATGCACAGGTTGGCCTCTGATCTTGGATAGTACAGATACTGTTGTAGCCACATACACCAAGACCTGAATCAACCGTCATAGCGCATATGTTTTCTGGCACTGACCAAACAACACTCCAGCTTACATTACCAGTGGAATTTTTCGGGTGAGAGTATTGAGCAAAAACCCCATCAAAGTTGAGGGTTGCTCTAAGATAGAAGCTCCTAGCTGAGACTGTCTCTGCTTCGTTGATGGTGAGTTTCTCGCCGTTCTCTCTCAGAACATACATGTAGCCTGAGCTATTGAACTCCAGCTTTCTACCAGCAGTAGAAGAATTTGAATCACTGGTAGTGTGACTTGCATAGTAAGGCATGTTGGCAAACTCAGATGGCAAGTTTATGGTGGTAAGCACAAGATCGCCATCATCTCGCATACGTAGCTGGAATCTTCCTTTCGAAAAGTTGGTCTCTGATTGTTGAGACCAAAGCTTCCCTCCTTTTTCGATATCCTGTCCGGGTAAAATGGTATGAGTTGGATTATTGAAGGTCTCCCATAAACTCTCTGAATTGTCATCTTCAAGAACAAAGTTGCCTGTATCATTCAAGAGCCCAAAGGCAACAACTCCAGAAATGGATTCAGATTTCCAAAGCTGAACACCGCGAGGACTTGTAAGCACTAGTCCACTGTCAGCAGTCAAATTCAGAAGTGAACCCTTAGCTACAGCTGCAGGACTATCCCCATTATTTGCATACCAAACTATGGTTCTGTCTGGAATCTTGGCATACCATGTAGAAAGCAAGAAAAGATCACTGTTTTCGAGTTGTCGAAAACCAAAGGCGAAATCGCCAGAAGGAGAAAGCCATGAGGTGCTGTTACCTGCAGTTGCAGAGAGAGAAGCTCCCACATCTACTTTGCCACTATTAGTCTGGGCAAACAGAGATTCTAGAACCAGAAACAATGAGGAAATAAGCAGAAGCAACCGTACAGTAAAAGCCATTTGCATTTGCTGCAACAAATGTGgttgagccaaaaaaaaaaaaaatgttgttgaGCAAGTTGTGGAATACATATGTACCACGCACCCAAGTAGCTATATTTCTTAATGAACTGTGGACCACGGCCATTTGCTTCCTTCAAAGTTCAGGAATTAAAGACGTGTGGGCCATTCTAGGCGTTAATCTTGGTTTTGAGACTTTGACAAAAACGAGTAGCAGAACCTGGAGTTGTCACTATGGGGAGGTCACTATTGTTTGAACTTATTTTTTACACGACGACCTACTAAGCTCTCGCTGTTGGATGAGAGAGAATTTTGGCCGAGATTAAGTAAGGGTCAAGAATAAAGTCACTCGATCATTCGGCCGAGAATGAAATTAATTGGTCATTCAGCTGAGTTGAGAAAATTAGTCAAATAAGCATTAGGTCGACCAAGAAGATAAAGTTTAGGTCATACGACCGAAACAAAGGTGTTGACTGAAATCAGAGTTTCTCGGTCGCTTGATCGAGATTATAATTTTGAGTCGTATGACTGGGCGTTGTTCGGTCACTCAACCGAGATTAGAGTTTTGAGTCTGAGATAAAGACATCATTCAATCACTAGATGTTTGAGATTTTGGGTCTGTAGACACCaacaatttaatgaaaataaaattcattaaataattcggccaacacttgaaattatgaccgaacAAATTTTGTcagcatgtgggtcccacaaaatgtgcACGGGGCTTATGATTAAGCAGAATCAGGCGGACTCAGGAAATGACAAGTGGCGGCATACAAAAATCCCGACGGCAAAAAATAAATTTGTTCCGACTTAATCAGCTGATATTAAGGCGgatcaattaaattaaatcaattgattccgagtcaaaatcaagtattaaatttcgtctgctgattagatgtcaatttatttaaattgataatcaagacgaaaatcagtcatcaaattaattggctaaattccttaatagtcatgATTAAATCAGTTCATTAAaaatgattgatttaattatgctattaatgaaatacaattaaaatcaaatcatcaaattaattggttaaattccttaatagtcgtgattaaatcaggtAATTAAAaaaactgattgatttgattatgctattaatgaaaatgcaattaattacgtgtcattaAGTCATTCCAAATCGAGAGAGACGCCaacactataaatacctcctctcaaatcaagagaaggacttcggccagaaaagagaaggaaatactctcaaaattctTGAACCCTCCCAAGCTcgtgtgaagaaccctcaaactgccaaatagccggttcctcaccaacctcaagtcaaaacgttcgtcacgtgtcgactctcgtgaccatcgtccaactcaagatcaagcgtcaagcccttgagtgaaattcatcgttggagatcgaatcagaggattaccaaagattgtaacctgcacttaaattaataaaattattatttttgtacacgtgtctgtaTCTTGTCTGTTTTCAGATTTCCGTGTTTACaaattggcacgcccagtgggacctctctttgcctctcatctccttctccgTAAGAAGATTCCAAACAACTCCGTTTGAGCAATGACTTCCAATAACACTCAAGTCATCCCGAAGAACAAGTCCAAGACAACGACTTCAAAATCGAGCAGCAGCTCATCTGGTCACGTCACTCGAAGCATGGCAAAGGTTCAGCCTACAACATTTGTGGCTTTGCCTTCTAAGCCTCGCCAACCAATCATCAccctggaaagtttaggggcagGGAAGCATGTCCCTCGAAGTGAAGAGAGACAAGCTCCAAATACAAAATCAAAGGAGCGGTCGTTCTCACCTGCCTCTGATGACAATTCAAGCACCGGATCATACCATGGAAGTCCTGATCCTGAAGAAAATAACACTTCTGGGATGCGGTCAGAAAGCGCGTCTCACCTCTCAGCAATGCAAGTCATGATGACTGGGGCAACCACGCTCGAAGAGCAGGTAGCTAATCTGATGGAGTTGATTCAAAAGCTCACCAATACCGTCAAAGAAAAGGATATGCAGATTGCTCAACTTTGGAGTAGGCTTGAGAAACaaaatgatgaggattctgCTAGGATTCCGTACAAGGATGACaaagacaaacaagaagaaacttcaaagGCAAATGATAAGGCCAGTGAAGGCCAACTTGGTTCTTTGTCCGTCCAACAGCTGCAAGACATGATCAACAATTCCATTAGAGCTCAATATGGAGGTACCTCTCGTTATTCTCTCACATACTCCAAGCCATACACAAAAAGAGTGGATAGCTTGAGGATGCCATATGGGTACCAACCGCCCAAGTTTCAACAATTTGAGGGGAAGGGTAATCCAAAACAACAAATTGCCCATTTTGTCGAGACTTGCAACAATGGAGGAACGGAGGGAGATCATTTTGTTAAGCAGTTTGTACGTTCATTAAAAGGCAACGCCTTCGAATGGTACACTGATCTGGAACCGGAGTCAATCGACAGTTGGGATCAGATGGAGTGTGAGCTCCTGAATCGTTTCTATAGCACGAGATGCACAGTGACCATGATGGAACTTACTAGCACCAAGCAATGGAAGGATGAATGCGCAATTGATTACATCAATAGGTGGCGTTCGTTGAGTCTCGATTGCAAAGATCGACTGTCAGAAGTATCTGCAATGGAAATGTGCATCCAAGGTATGCACTTTGATTTACTATACATCCTGCAGGGGATCAAGGCCCGTACTTTTGAAGAGCTGGCTAAGCGAGCACACGACATGGAGTTGAGTATAGCTAGCCACAAAGGGAAGAAGGAGTCAATTGTTGACCAAAGGAAATACAAGGTCTTCGGAAGCAAGATTGATAGGGCACCAAATAAATCTGCAAAAGAATCGATGACCGTCAACATTGCCCCAGTCAAAATCTGGACATGAGATAAGAAGGTTAAGAAAGCTGAGCCAACTCGCACCTTCGACAGAACAAAGCGTTCGTTGAAGGAATGGAAACAAAAGACATATCCTTTCCCAGATTCTGACATGGCAGGCATGTTGGAAGATCTACTTGAGAAGAAGGTGATAGAGCTCCCAGAATGCAAGCGGCTCGAGGAAATGCATCATGTTAAGGATCCGAAATACTGCAAGTACCATCGGCTTTGgtactgtcacgccccgaattttgaaaaacgccccgaattttgaaataaggattcaaatccggaacatgactaataacaatacaaataacgttctgaatttttctctcagaaacaaccactagttacacctcttgatattacataaaccaaatcctcaagttacttattacagcacactctcaccaaatcaaattgtaaaactcaaatgagtataattctcctcacaaaaacaaatgctgtaaatctaatactaatactctaaactgcacgatcactgccctgattctcctgacctgtgagattacccgctacacagtTTGAAttgtgtaccgggattgcaacaacacaaacccGGTGAGcttgacagcccgtatgagtaaacaagaaaaaactgttgatTTTATTAAATTACCAttcttataactcaagtaaacaatcaacaaatattgcagcattaatatgtgaaataacattaaagcaacacatgcttgattttcattttactaacaccttcacatattcaaaatactgatcacaaccaacaaatattgtaacattaatatgtgaaataacattaaagcaacacatgcttgattttcattttactaacaccttcacatattaaaaatatatcatagacagatatttgatcaaataatataagtacacttctctttttaatgaattttcagattaactggtaacaaatcacaattCCACGTATTAGGGTCCGACGTACTATacccaaaacacgggaaaaccaggttaactggtaacaaatcataaatccacatgctagggtccgacgtactatacccaaagcatgggacaaccaggttgactggtatcaaatcataaatccacgtactagggaccgacgtactattcccaaagtacgggtaagccgcagcataccaaggacacaaccaaggcatgtatactcaaagtaagcacccatcctaagagtataatagtgcactatctgaagggactaaaGCCCACTGCTTAACTCCTCATAACACCAAAACagttttaccagtaattcacttaagcacagggttgttgtaatcacctgGCTTAacaattgtacttttcagacataatcaaatttcacaacatacaatttttttaaattttagattgtaaatatgtgtatgtacacccacataaagagacatattatttcaagacaaatctttacttcttaaaataatttccacatgtTCACAATTGTacatataaaatagctttcacaccacatgatcaacatttcattattcaacaattaaatgggagattaatagcttgaataatatccaatccattctcaatcatttcatcattcCAATCACACgtcaaccaaaatatatattccacgtaaatatatatatacgtaatcatccgctcatgaataaccactaatatcaactatagttcaagtataaaaaaccgtgaaattcatttgtataataaaatcaatttacttacctatggaccgtagttgatcaagtccatatgatttaaaacaaatatttattccataaatattttcacacaattacgacaaaaataaagtaattaaatttattcagttcgtaatatgaaccacgtgaggtttactcacctctactCCAGCGgcgtcttctaaaaagtcaAATATAACAATATTCCAAATGCTCGTCAACCCAAACCGTCAACTACCTAATCAACTACGAtctttgcttagtaaacgaaacacgaaataaacttaaacaacgatccaacggtcagattctaaaataaagacgatccaacggtcggattctaaaataaagacgatccaacggtcggat
It encodes:
- the LOC112164537 gene encoding G-type lectin S-receptor-like serine/threonine-protein kinase RLK1 — protein: MQMAFTVRLLLLISSLFLVLESLFAQTNSGKVDVGASLSATAGNSTSWLSPSGDFAFGFRQLENSDLFLLSTWYAKIPDRTIVWYANNGDSPAAVAKGSLLNLTADSGLVLTSPRGVQLWKSESISGVVAFGLLNDTGNFVLEDDNSESLWETFNNPTHTILPGQDIEKGGKLWSQQSETNFSKGRFQLRMRDDGDLVLTTINLPSEFANMPYYASHTTSDSNSSTAGRKLEFNSSGYMYVLRENGEKLTINEAETVSARSFYLRATLNFDGVFAQYSHPKNSTGNVSWSVVWSVPENICAMTVDSGLGVCGYNSICTIQDQRPTCACPTRYSLLDPNDPYGNCKPDFIQGCEEDELTVTKDLYEVQTLRNTDWPTSDYMQLKPSTAESCNQSCFEDCLCAVAIYRDETCWKKKLPLSNGRVDSGLKSQAFIKVKKGNLALVPQPPNPDDKKRKNQATLLRVGSALLGTSIFANVMLSAIVCMGFFFIYRKKHVRPNQNVLDSNLRSFSYEELKEATNGFNEELGKGAFGVVYKGILQIGSGVPVAVKKLNFVVQDSEKEFKTELSIIGQTHHKNLVRLVGYCDEGQERLLVYEFLSNGTLANFLFADTKPSWKQRIDIAYGVAKGLLYLHEECSTQIIHCDIKPQNILLDDYYNARIADFGLAKLLMMNQSQTQTAIRGTKGYVAPEWFRNLPITTKVDVYSFGVVLLEAICCRRSVDMENVSEERAILTDWVYDCYLEGDLDAIVDNEMEALHEKTKLERFVMVALWCIQEDLSLRPTMRKVVQMLEGVVEVHVPPCPSPYSRAG